A stretch of Paludisphaera borealis DNA encodes these proteins:
- a CDS encoding phosphatidate cytidylyltransferase, protein MLGTRVVSGILIVTALVLILLVDQWLAPWFPLWFGLAAAAMGMGAFEFSGLLEETVSRPSTRSVLGGVAAVLVANWIPHVLGVLGDSNRLSGLVHEPNAAVAVLAWPLLSFVGVLMVTFVVQSLQFEVPGRAVAAIAGTILVVAYIGLLGSFIVQLRWLDGCKHGLLPLAFLIATAKGADIGAYTVGRIAGRHKLWPAVSPNKTIEGAFGGLVFATLAALAVETVAFYSDSLTGVGWAGAVAFGVVVGIVAQVGDLMESMVKRDCRRKDASAAVPGFGGVLDVLDSLLFSAPVAYGLWLCLGP, encoded by the coding sequence ATGCTCGGAACCCGTGTCGTCAGCGGCATTCTCATCGTCACCGCTCTGGTCTTGATCTTGCTCGTCGACCAGTGGCTCGCGCCCTGGTTCCCGCTCTGGTTCGGCCTGGCCGCCGCCGCGATGGGGATGGGCGCGTTCGAGTTCAGCGGGCTCCTGGAAGAGACGGTCTCGCGCCCCTCGACCCGTTCGGTGCTCGGCGGCGTGGCGGCCGTGCTGGTCGCGAACTGGATTCCCCACGTCTTGGGGGTGCTTGGCGATTCGAACCGGCTCTCGGGCCTGGTTCATGAGCCGAACGCCGCCGTCGCCGTACTCGCGTGGCCGCTCTTGAGCTTCGTCGGCGTGCTCATGGTGACGTTCGTGGTCCAGAGCCTCCAGTTCGAGGTGCCGGGCCGAGCCGTCGCGGCGATCGCCGGCACGATTCTAGTGGTCGCCTACATCGGCCTTCTGGGAAGCTTCATCGTTCAGCTTCGCTGGCTCGACGGCTGCAAACATGGGCTGCTTCCTCTCGCCTTCCTGATCGCGACCGCGAAGGGCGCCGACATCGGCGCCTACACCGTGGGCAGGATCGCCGGCAGGCACAAATTGTGGCCTGCCGTGAGTCCGAACAAGACGATCGAGGGTGCATTCGGCGGCCTGGTCTTCGCGACACTCGCCGCGCTGGCCGTCGAGACGGTCGCTTTTTACTCCGACAGCCTGACCGGCGTCGGCTGGGCTGGGGCGGTGGCTTTCGGGGTGGTGGTCGGCATCGTGGCCCAGGTCGGCGACTTGATGGAGTCGATGGTCAAGCGCGACTGTCGGCGGAAAGACGCCTCGGCGGCAGTCCCGGGTTTCGGGGGAGTCCTCGACGTTCTGGATTCGTTGCTTTTCTCCGCTCCAGTCGCCTACGGCCTCTGGCTTTGCCTCGGTCCGTAA
- the ybeY gene encoding rRNA maturation RNase YbeY, with product MEVSDTQNHVPVDSDVLRRLVESVLLAEGVDAATISVALVDDAAIHRVNRDYLAHDCPTDVVSFVLSDDDEPLAGELVVSTETAARVASEIGAEPWNELALYVVHGLLHLCGYDDLDDGSAAVMRAGEDAALSREGLINPFRLRRPTSA from the coding sequence GTGGAAGTCAGCGACACCCAGAACCACGTTCCAGTCGATTCCGACGTCCTCCGCAGACTCGTCGAGAGCGTGCTGCTCGCCGAGGGTGTCGATGCGGCGACAATCTCGGTGGCCCTCGTCGACGACGCCGCGATCCACCGCGTCAACCGCGACTACCTCGCCCATGACTGCCCGACTGACGTCGTCTCGTTCGTCCTTTCCGACGATGACGAGCCGCTGGCCGGCGAGTTAGTGGTGTCGACCGAAACCGCCGCGCGGGTCGCTTCGGAGATCGGCGCCGAGCCCTGGAACGAACTCGCGCTCTATGTGGTCCACGGATTGCTACATTTGTGCGGCTACGACGATCTTGACGACGGTTCGGCGGCTGTGATGCGAGCCGGCGAGGACGCCGCGCTCAGTCGTGAAGGACTGATCAATCCATTCCGCCTTCGCCGACCGACGTCGGCCTGA
- a CDS encoding PhoH family protein translates to MPEITIALDGHDEELAVFGSRDQHLRQIRDALGVKVLARHGEVRIEGDGDRVEQAREIFEGLRSLYRVRRTVLSADVAETIDRIIRVDSSLPAGTVEIREGNRVVRPRTDGQNRYLQALRDSALVFCIGPAGTGKTYLAVSMAVAALRQGRTKKIVLVRPAVEAGEHLGFLPGDLEAKINPYLRPLLDALHDLIPYDQIRRYIDNDIIEIAPLAYMRGRTLNDAVIILDEGQNATVPQMKMFLTRMGMNARIVVTGDVTQVDLPTATKSGLADAVERLSNVPGVAAVQLDRSDIVRHPLVQAIVDAYEADDATRDREPRTAEAGAGLGATAAE, encoded by the coding sequence ATGCCGGAAATCACCATCGCGCTCGACGGGCACGACGAGGAGCTTGCGGTCTTCGGCAGCCGAGACCAGCACCTTCGCCAGATTCGAGACGCTCTCGGTGTGAAGGTTCTGGCCAGGCACGGCGAAGTCCGCATCGAGGGCGACGGCGACCGCGTCGAGCAGGCTCGCGAGATCTTCGAAGGCCTGCGCTCGCTCTACCGCGTTCGTCGCACGGTTCTTTCGGCCGACGTCGCCGAGACGATCGATCGGATCATCCGGGTCGACTCCTCCCTCCCGGCCGGTACGGTGGAGATCCGCGAGGGCAACCGCGTCGTTCGGCCCCGGACCGATGGCCAGAACCGCTACCTCCAGGCGCTGCGCGACAGCGCGTTGGTTTTTTGCATCGGGCCGGCGGGGACGGGCAAAACCTACCTGGCCGTATCGATGGCCGTGGCGGCACTCCGCCAGGGTCGGACCAAGAAGATCGTCCTGGTCCGACCGGCGGTCGAGGCCGGCGAGCATCTCGGCTTCCTGCCCGGCGATCTCGAAGCCAAGATCAACCCGTACTTGCGCCCACTTCTCGACGCGCTCCACGACCTCATCCCATACGACCAGATCCGGCGCTACATCGACAACGACATCATCGAGATCGCTCCCCTGGCGTACATGCGCGGCCGGACGTTGAACGACGCCGTCATCATTCTCGACGAGGGCCAAAACGCAACGGTGCCGCAAATGAAGATGTTCTTGACCCGGATGGGTATGAACGCCCGGATCGTGGTCACGGGCGACGTGACCCAGGTGGATTTGCCGACCGCAACCAAGAGCGGCCTGGCCGACGCCGTCGAACGTCTTTCCAATGTGCCTGGCGTCGCCGCCGTGCAGCTCGACCGCTCCGACATCGTCCGCCACCCTCTCGTGCAGGCGATCGTCGACGCGTACGAGGCCGACGATGCGACGCGCGACCGTGAACCCCGAACCGCCGAAGCCGGCGCCGGCCTCGGCGCGACGGCCGCGGAGTAA
- a CDS encoding hemolysin family protein, translated as MSLVCAPIFLVHLVSIALTKALQSYSRSRLEERTEALNRPHRADEIAHLDHRTERASESIAVLSGLFLASAIGIGTAHLQTPAAIVVLIFLICVLGVVGYVVAGVIGEVFAEPIIDSLWPATTVIRAVAFPLTMGAEAIERIVEWSSGSDKNGPRPASLEVEVPNESEDDEDQEPEIPEKARDLLSSVVELTRTNVSEIMQPRSAIVALPATVTAEAAAESFRKSGRSRIPLYGSNRDDIVGMLLAKDLLNRMLFENDSSKVVPAAIARPVYRVPETKNAFNLLEEMRFRRAPMAIVLDEYGGVAGLVTIEDLLEQLVGPIHDEYDAPAPADPIVPLGGSKFELDASVDLEDLNDRFGVHLPTDDEYQTIGGLALHVLGRLPEPGATFSYEGLDFTVLEVADRSIRRLKMDLQPGSQGADGRTGRSA; from the coding sequence ATGTCTTTGGTGTGTGCGCCGATCTTTCTGGTGCATCTGGTCTCGATCGCGCTGACCAAGGCGCTTCAGTCGTACTCGAGGAGTCGCCTCGAAGAACGGACCGAAGCTCTCAACAGGCCGCATCGGGCCGACGAGATCGCGCACCTCGACCACCGCACGGAACGCGCCTCGGAGTCGATCGCGGTCCTCAGCGGCCTGTTCCTGGCGTCGGCGATCGGGATTGGGACCGCCCATCTTCAAACTCCGGCGGCCATCGTGGTGTTGATCTTCCTGATCTGCGTCCTCGGCGTGGTCGGCTACGTGGTCGCGGGCGTCATCGGCGAGGTCTTCGCGGAGCCGATCATCGACTCGCTCTGGCCGGCGACGACCGTCATCCGCGCCGTGGCCTTCCCGCTCACGATGGGGGCCGAGGCGATCGAGCGAATCGTCGAGTGGTCGTCGGGCTCGGACAAAAACGGACCGCGGCCGGCGAGCCTGGAGGTCGAGGTTCCCAACGAGTCGGAAGACGACGAAGACCAGGAGCCCGAGATCCCCGAGAAAGCGCGTGACCTGCTCAGCAGCGTCGTCGAACTGACCCGCACGAACGTCTCGGAGATCATGCAGCCGCGGTCGGCGATCGTGGCGCTGCCGGCGACGGTCACCGCCGAGGCGGCGGCCGAGTCGTTCCGCAAGTCCGGTCGGAGCCGCATCCCCCTTTACGGCAGCAACCGCGACGACATCGTCGGCATGCTGCTGGCCAAGGACCTGCTCAACCGGATGCTCTTCGAGAACGATTCCTCGAAGGTCGTCCCCGCCGCGATCGCCCGCCCGGTTTACCGCGTTCCGGAAACCAAGAACGCGTTCAACCTTCTGGAAGAGATGCGGTTCCGGCGCGCGCCGATGGCGATCGTGCTCGACGAGTACGGCGGGGTCGCCGGACTGGTCACGATCGAGGACCTGCTCGAACAGCTCGTCGGCCCGATCCACGACGAGTACGACGCCCCCGCCCCCGCCGACCCGATCGTCCCTCTGGGCGGGTCCAAGTTCGAGCTCGACGCGTCGGTGGACCTGGAAGACCTCAACGACCGGTTCGGCGTCCACCTGCCGACTGACGACGAGTACCAGACGATCGGCGGCCTGGCGCTCCACGTCCTCGGCCGCCTTCCCGAGCCAGGAGCAACGTTCTCCTACGAGGGCCTCGACTTCACCGTCCTCGAAGTCGCCGACCGCTCGATCCGCCGCCTCAAAATGGATCTCCAGCCTGGCTCGCAAGGTGCCGACGGCCGCACCGGTCGATCCGCCTGA
- a CDS encoding HD family phosphohydrolase has translation MSIGKRRPKPSRAQLRSFPSVSLQQSRLARQRARLVSLSLVALTVLATSAIVHGSGPAFTYRLGQRPDREIRVNVKEFRIRNQTKTSNERQAAADQVPPSMVNDPAPIKDLAERLDDLTVTIAKSQRYEELAKTLISTWKLKPETYLDIKAATDTPQRRDNLHIQIAKAFVPLLDAGVLGPGALPRNEETSRTLSIRNLDQPVSEARVFPRERVVPERIVKPDGAVAREFIAAFTTPRVGETLFQLVADRLDGRPTLTYEQEETALLREIARNQVTEHYDPFTRGEVLVEQGQTIGEEQLILLRMEHDEAINSLTLGERARRALGILVMVSALFILTGYYVARHERLIAADFGRTATICALVVISLGIVRLLANQSWNADLIPVASAAMILAIAYNPGFGLVATFGLSLLTCMALGTGIGHFLVLMGGTAAGVLGLNDVRTRTKLIKVGATAALGYLIMTWATGLWEHQPIELIRSDGLWRAGWGLMAGFFMGGSLPFLENAFGIVTGISLLELGDNTHPLLQELVRRAPGTHNHSITVGAIAEAAAERIGANGLLVRIGAYFHDIGKMLKPHYFVENQTGSTNRHANLAPAMSTLIIIGHVKDGVDLGRQHHLPERIIDLIEQHHGTTLVEYFFHEANRRNGCNPDGATIQESAFRYPGPKPQSKEAGILMMSDCVESASRTLSEPTPSRIEGLVSELIDKRLRDGQFDECGLTLREIAEIRDSLIKSLIGIYHGRVKYPEQRTA, from the coding sequence ATGAGCATTGGTAAACGTCGCCCCAAACCGAGTCGAGCCCAGCTCCGCTCGTTCCCCAGCGTCTCGCTCCAACAAAGTCGCCTGGCGCGTCAGCGCGCCCGACTCGTGAGCCTGTCGCTGGTCGCACTGACCGTTCTGGCGACCTCGGCGATCGTGCACGGATCGGGCCCGGCCTTCACCTACCGGCTGGGCCAGCGCCCCGACCGCGAGATCCGGGTCAACGTCAAGGAATTCCGGATCCGCAACCAGACCAAGACCAGCAACGAGCGCCAGGCCGCCGCCGACCAGGTGCCGCCGTCGATGGTCAACGATCCCGCGCCGATCAAGGATCTCGCCGAACGGCTCGACGACCTGACGGTGACCATCGCCAAATCGCAGCGCTATGAGGAACTCGCCAAGACGCTGATCTCGACCTGGAAGCTCAAGCCGGAGACGTACCTCGACATCAAGGCGGCGACCGACACGCCCCAGCGTCGCGACAACCTCCACATCCAGATCGCCAAGGCGTTCGTCCCGCTGCTCGACGCCGGCGTTCTCGGGCCGGGCGCCCTGCCCCGGAACGAAGAGACCAGCCGCACCCTCTCGATCCGCAACCTCGATCAGCCAGTCTCCGAGGCGCGCGTCTTCCCCCGCGAACGGGTCGTCCCCGAACGGATCGTGAAACCCGACGGCGCGGTCGCCCGCGAGTTCATCGCCGCATTCACCACGCCTCGCGTCGGCGAGACCTTGTTTCAGCTCGTCGCCGACCGGCTCGACGGCCGTCCGACCCTGACCTACGAGCAGGAGGAGACGGCCCTGCTTCGCGAGATCGCCCGCAACCAGGTGACCGAGCATTATGACCCGTTCACCCGCGGCGAGGTGCTCGTCGAGCAAGGCCAGACGATCGGCGAGGAGCAACTGATCCTGCTGCGCATGGAACACGACGAGGCGATCAATTCGCTGACGCTCGGCGAACGGGCGCGGCGGGCGCTCGGAATTCTCGTCATGGTCTCGGCGCTCTTCATCCTGACAGGCTACTACGTCGCGCGTCACGAGCGGCTGATTGCCGCCGACTTCGGCCGCACGGCGACTATCTGCGCGCTCGTCGTGATCAGCCTCGGGATCGTGCGGCTGCTCGCCAACCAGTCGTGGAACGCCGACCTGATCCCTGTCGCCAGCGCCGCGATGATCCTGGCGATCGCCTACAACCCCGGCTTCGGCCTGGTGGCGACCTTCGGCCTGTCGCTTCTGACCTGCATGGCGCTCGGGACGGGCATCGGCCATTTCCTGGTGCTGATGGGAGGGACCGCCGCCGGCGTGCTGGGCCTGAACGACGTCCGGACGCGCACCAAGCTCATCAAGGTCGGCGCCACCGCCGCCCTGGGGTATCTGATCATGACCTGGGCGACCGGTCTGTGGGAGCATCAGCCGATCGAGCTGATCCGCAGCGACGGCCTCTGGCGCGCGGGCTGGGGCCTGATGGCCGGCTTCTTCATGGGCGGCAGCCTGCCGTTCCTCGAGAATGCGTTCGGCATCGTCACCGGGATCAGCCTGCTCGAACTCGGCGACAACACTCACCCGCTGCTGCAAGAGCTGGTACGACGCGCGCCCGGCACCCACAACCACTCGATCACCGTGGGAGCCATCGCCGAGGCCGCCGCCGAACGGATCGGTGCCAATGGGCTCTTGGTCCGCATCGGCGCCTACTTCCACGACATAGGCAAGATGCTCAAGCCTCACTATTTCGTCGAGAACCAGACCGGTTCCACCAACCGGCACGCGAACCTCGCGCCGGCGATGAGCACCCTGATCATCATCGGCCACGTGAAGGACGGCGTCGACCTGGGACGCCAGCATCACCTTCCCGAGCGGATCATCGATCTGATCGAGCAACATCACGGCACGACGCTCGTCGAGTATTTCTTTCACGAGGCCAATCGCCGCAACGGCTGCAATCCCGACGGAGCGACGATTCAGGAGAGCGCGTTCCGCTATCCCGGGCCGAAGCCGCAAAGCAAAGAGGCCGGCATCCTGATGATGTCGGACTGCGTCGAGAGCGCGAGCCGGACGTTGTCGGAACCGACCCCGTCGCGGATCGAAGGGCTCGTCAGCGAGCTGATCGACAAGCGGCTTCGCGACGGCCAGTTCGACGAGTGCGGCTTGACGCTCCGCGAGATCGCAGAGATTCGCGACAGTTTGATCAAGTCGCTGATCGGCATCTACCACGGCCGCGTCAAGTATCCCGAACAGAGGACGGCCTGA
- the recO gene encoding DNA repair protein RecO, whose protein sequence is MPANRSLAIVVRTVDVFETSLVATLFTRELGKVSALAKGGRRLKSPFQGGLDLLGVSDIVLLPKASEALDLLTEAAPLERFACLRRDLAALYAGYYIAELLTDLTDYHDPHPKLFDAARITLRHLGDASLRTRRVLRFELACLRELGHMPTLDRCAHCGEPVDVREAVAFGLATGGVLCPVCRPGQPHVVTLPARTIEAVRVLASPGSDWREIELAGSSLASIRQTVGAVISHVLGHRPRVWPLLGV, encoded by the coding sequence TTGCCTGCGAATCGGTCGCTGGCGATCGTCGTACGAACGGTAGACGTCTTCGAGACGAGCCTGGTGGCGACCTTGTTCACGCGCGAGCTGGGCAAGGTTTCGGCGCTGGCCAAGGGGGGGCGTCGGCTCAAGTCGCCGTTCCAGGGTGGCCTTGACCTGCTGGGCGTTTCGGATATCGTGCTGCTTCCCAAGGCGTCGGAGGCGTTGGACCTCTTGACGGAGGCCGCGCCTCTGGAGCGTTTCGCATGTCTGCGCCGCGATCTTGCGGCCCTGTATGCCGGCTACTACATCGCCGAACTGCTGACCGACCTGACGGACTATCACGACCCACACCCCAAGCTGTTCGACGCGGCGAGGATCACCTTGCGGCATCTGGGCGACGCGAGCTTGCGGACGCGGCGGGTCCTTCGGTTCGAGCTGGCTTGCCTGCGTGAACTGGGACACATGCCGACGCTCGACCGGTGCGCTCATTGCGGCGAGCCGGTGGACGTGAGGGAAGCCGTGGCGTTCGGCCTGGCGACCGGGGGCGTTCTGTGCCCGGTCTGCCGTCCCGGACAGCCGCACGTCGTCACCCTGCCGGCTCGAACCATCGAGGCCGTTCGCGTCCTGGCGAGTCCCGGAAGCGATTGGCGCGAGATCGAGCTGGCCGGTTCCAGCCTGGCGTCGATTCGACAGACGGTCGGCGCCGTCATCAGTCATGTTCTGGGCCATCGACCTCGGGTCTGGCCGTTGCTGGGAGTATGA
- a CDS encoding isoprenyl transferase, with protein MARLDAWGLKPEQLPRHVAIIMDGNGRWAQHRGFPRIVGHRRGIQSVRAVVEEGCRLGLEQLTLYCLSVENWKRPPRELRFLMRLLRHFLSVERAELMDQNVQLRMIGRREGLPDEVLAEFDRTAAATAGNTGMTLRLAVNYGGRTEIADAAKRLAEDVRDGKVDPSRVDEALFAGYLDTAGASDPDLLIRTAGEMRISNFLLWQISYTELWVTPTLWPDFRGADLLQACTDYAARERKFGGLPASALAAGTPAG; from the coding sequence ATGGCTCGGCTGGACGCCTGGGGGCTGAAGCCCGAGCAGCTTCCTCGCCACGTGGCGATCATCATGGACGGCAACGGCCGGTGGGCTCAGCATCGCGGGTTCCCGCGGATCGTCGGCCACCGGCGCGGCATCCAGAGCGTCCGTGCCGTGGTCGAGGAAGGGTGCCGCCTCGGGCTCGAACAGCTCACGCTCTACTGCCTCTCCGTCGAGAACTGGAAGCGCCCGCCTCGCGAACTTCGGTTCCTGATGCGGCTTCTGCGGCATTTCCTCTCGGTCGAGCGCGCGGAGCTGATGGACCAGAACGTCCAGCTCCGCATGATCGGCCGCCGCGAGGGGCTTCCCGACGAGGTTCTCGCCGAGTTCGACCGAACCGCCGCGGCGACGGCCGGCAACACCGGGATGACGCTCCGCCTGGCCGTCAACTACGGCGGCCGGACCGAGATCGCCGACGCGGCGAAGCGCCTGGCCGAGGACGTCCGCGACGGCAAGGTTGATCCGTCGCGGGTCGACGAGGCCCTGTTCGCCGGCTACCTCGACACCGCCGGGGCGAGCGACCCCGACCTCTTGATCCGCACGGCCGGAGAGATGCGGATCAGCAACTTCTTGCTCTGGCAAATCTCCTATACGGAACTCTGGGTGACGCCGACGCTCTGGCCCGATTTCCGGGGGGCCGACCTGCTGCAAGCCTGCACCGATTATGCGGCCCGCGAGCGGAAGTTCGGCGGACTGCCGGCCTCGGCACTGGCTGCGGGCACGCCGGCCGGCTAG
- the carA gene encoding glutamine-hydrolyzing carbamoyl-phosphate synthase small subunit has protein sequence MDTAKLALEDGSVFTGRAFGARGEIDGEVVFNTSMTGYQEILTDPSYHGQIVAMTYPEIGNYGVNAEDAESGKPWVRGFIVRELSSRVSNFRADESLESYLEKHGIIGLAGIDTRALVRLTRVQGALKGILSTTDLDDASLVDKARKSPGMLGRDLAREVMPREATVWEPGLMQDFLFDSSGKDQTAKSEKSSAKRPHVVALDYGMKWNIPRHLVEIGCRVTVVPGSASAEAILEHKPDGLFLSNGPGDPRPLAAETETIKTLIRKAADARGVPIFGICLGHQLLGQAFGADTFKLKFGHRGANHPVRNEASGKVEITTQNHGFAVDPSTLPADVVPSHVNLNDQTLEGLRHTRLPVFGVQYHPEASAGPHDSQYLFAEFRAAMS, from the coding sequence ATGGATACGGCGAAACTGGCGCTCGAAGACGGCTCGGTGTTCACGGGTCGAGCTTTCGGTGCGCGCGGCGAGATCGACGGCGAGGTCGTCTTCAACACCAGCATGACCGGCTACCAGGAGATCCTGACCGACCCGTCGTACCACGGTCAGATCGTCGCCATGACCTACCCCGAGATCGGCAACTACGGCGTCAACGCCGAGGACGCCGAGAGCGGCAAGCCCTGGGTGCGTGGTTTCATCGTCCGCGAGCTGAGCAGCCGCGTCAGCAACTTCCGAGCGGACGAATCGCTGGAATCCTACCTGGAAAAGCACGGGATCATCGGGCTCGCCGGCATCGACACCCGGGCTCTCGTCCGCCTGACCCGGGTCCAGGGGGCGCTCAAGGGGATTCTGTCGACGACCGACCTGGACGACGCCAGCCTCGTCGACAAGGCCCGCAAGAGCCCCGGCATGCTCGGCCGCGACCTGGCCCGCGAGGTGATGCCGCGCGAGGCGACAGTCTGGGAGCCGGGGTTGATGCAGGATTTCCTCTTTGATTCGTCGGGGAAGGACCAGACTGCGAAGTCGGAAAAGTCGTCGGCCAAGCGTCCGCATGTGGTGGCCCTCGACTACGGCATGAAGTGGAACATCCCGCGCCACCTGGTCGAAATCGGCTGCCGGGTCACCGTGGTCCCCGGCTCGGCCTCGGCCGAGGCGATCCTGGAGCACAAGCCGGACGGCCTTTTCCTCTCCAACGGCCCCGGCGACCCACGGCCGCTGGCCGCGGAGACCGAGACGATCAAGACGCTGATCCGCAAGGCCGCCGACGCGCGCGGGGTGCCGATCTTCGGCATTTGTCTCGGGCACCAGTTGCTCGGCCAGGCGTTCGGCGCCGACACGTTCAAGCTCAAGTTCGGCCACCGAGGCGCGAACCACCCGGTCCGCAATGAAGCCTCGGGCAAGGTTGAGATCACGACCCAGAACCACGGCTTCGCCGTCGACCCCAGCACTCTCCCCGCCGACGTGGTCCCCAGCCACGTCAACCTGAACGATCAGACCCTCGAAGGCTTGCGCCACACGCGCCTGCCGGTCTTCGGCGTCCAGTACCATCCCGAAGCCTCCGCCGGCCCGCACGACAGCCAGTACCTGTTCGCCGAATTCCGCGCGGCGATGAGCTGA
- a CDS encoding RNA polymerase sigma factor: MDDQRADERTDATENGQASREAFVRSTYVELYRWFHRLAGCPARAADLTQESFAAFWASGARQPTEVSSRTWLYAIGRNLWRNQLRGRREFVPLEFDQAFSSDPGPEHRVEAGEFESAARDAVDQLPIDLREAFTLRFWNEFSYEEIAAIQGISADLARWRYFAARKRLHARLAPWNPGPEHSEKEDRHAR, encoded by the coding sequence GTGGACGACCAACGAGCGGACGAGCGAACCGACGCGACGGAGAACGGGCAAGCCTCTCGTGAGGCGTTCGTGCGCTCAACGTACGTCGAGCTTTACCGCTGGTTTCATCGCCTGGCCGGATGCCCGGCGCGGGCGGCCGACCTGACCCAGGAGAGCTTCGCCGCTTTCTGGGCTTCCGGCGCTCGCCAGCCGACGGAGGTCTCGTCCCGGACCTGGCTGTATGCGATCGGCCGAAACCTCTGGCGGAATCAGCTTCGCGGTCGTCGCGAATTCGTGCCCCTGGAGTTCGACCAGGCGTTCTCGTCCGATCCAGGACCGGAACACCGCGTCGAGGCCGGCGAGTTCGAGAGCGCTGCGCGAGACGCGGTCGATCAACTTCCTATCGACCTGCGCGAGGCGTTTACGCTCCGATTCTGGAACGAGTTCTCCTACGAGGAGATCGCCGCGATCCAGGGGATCTCGGCCGATCTGGCGAGGTGGCGGTATTTCGCCGCCCGGAAGCGGCTGCACGCGCGTCTCGCCCCCTGGAATCCAGGTCCCGAACACTCCGAGAAGGAGGATCGTCATGCTCGATGA
- a CDS encoding adenylosuccinate synthase, whose amino-acid sequence MGSTCVVGLQWGDEAKGKIVDLLCDHHDVVVRYQGGANAGHTVVHEGVTYKLSLVPTGVLREGVEAVIGNGVVVHPPALLKEVASLTAQGVDFTGRLHVSDRAHVILPYHLAEERLTEESTSAADHLGTTRRGIGPCYKDKVGRVHGVRIADLYHTAEFRERLARIVDYKNRLLNAMLPDFEPFDDKQIADEYLGYAEQLRPYVTDATSWLHAAVAQGRKLMFEGAQGSLLDIDHGSYPYVTSSSSSAVGVAAGSGVPSRYIDRWIGVVKAYTTRVGGGPFPTEQDNPTGERIRQIGREYGTVTGRPRRCGWFDAVAVRYSTRVSGTTELAVMLLDVLSGFDELKVAVAYETDGKKVEAMPASLADFELCKPVYETVPGWSEDLTAARTWDDLPRQAREYVGFLSRQIGVPVSIVSVGPDRKQTIMVPKDR is encoded by the coding sequence GTGGGCTCGACTTGCGTGGTGGGTCTCCAGTGGGGAGACGAGGCCAAAGGGAAGATTGTGGATTTGCTGTGCGACCACCACGACGTGGTTGTGCGCTATCAAGGTGGAGCCAACGCGGGGCATACGGTCGTCCATGAAGGGGTGACGTACAAGCTCTCGCTGGTTCCGACGGGCGTCCTCCGCGAGGGGGTCGAGGCCGTGATCGGCAACGGGGTGGTCGTCCATCCCCCCGCGCTGCTCAAGGAGGTCGCCAGCCTGACGGCCCAGGGGGTCGACTTCACGGGCCGGCTGCACGTCAGCGACCGCGCCCACGTGATTCTCCCCTATCACCTGGCCGAGGAGCGGCTGACCGAAGAGTCGACGTCGGCTGCCGACCATCTGGGGACGACGCGGCGGGGCATCGGCCCCTGCTATAAAGATAAGGTCGGCCGCGTTCACGGCGTTCGGATCGCCGACCTGTACCATACGGCCGAATTTCGCGAGCGGCTGGCCCGAATCGTCGACTACAAGAACCGGCTGCTGAACGCGATGCTGCCCGACTTCGAGCCGTTCGACGACAAGCAGATCGCCGACGAATACCTCGGATACGCCGAGCAGCTTCGTCCGTACGTCACCGACGCGACGAGCTGGCTGCACGCGGCCGTCGCGCAGGGGCGGAAGCTGATGTTCGAGGGGGCGCAAGGGTCGCTGCTCGACATCGACCACGGCAGCTATCCGTACGTCACCAGCTCCAGCAGCAGCGCGGTCGGCGTGGCGGCGGGCTCGGGCGTGCCGTCGCGGTACATCGACCGCTGGATCGGCGTCGTCAAGGCGTACACGACGCGCGTCGGCGGTGGGCCGTTCCCGACCGAGCAGGACAACCCCACCGGCGAGCGCATCCGCCAGATCGGCCGCGAGTACGGCACCGTCACCGGCCGGCCTCGGCGGTGCGGCTGGTTCGACGCCGTCGCCGTTCGTTATTCGACCCGCGTGAGCGGCACGACCGAGCTGGCCGTGATGCTGCTCGACGTCCTCAGCGGCTTCGACGAGTTGAAGGTCGCGGTCGCTTACGAGACCGACGGCAAGAAGGTCGAAGCCATGCCGGCCTCGCTGGCCGATTTCGAGCTTTGCAAGCCGGTTTACGAGACCGTGCCGGGATGGTCGGAGGATCTGACCGCCGCCCGGACCTGGGACGATCTGCCGCGCCAGGCTCGCGAGTACGTCGGATTTTTGAGCCGTCAGATCGGAGTTCCGGTTTCGATCGTCTCGGTCGGCCCGGACCGTAAGCAGACGATCATGGTTCCCAAGGATCGATGA